The Brassica oleracea var. oleracea cultivar TO1000 chromosome C6, BOL, whole genome shotgun sequence genomic interval NNNNNNNNNNNNNNNNNNNNNNNNNNNNNNNNNNNNNNNNNNNNNNNNNNNNNNNNNNNNNNNNNNNNNNNNNNNNNNNNNNNNNNNNNNNNNNNNNNNNNNNNNNNNNNNNNNNNNNNNNNNNNNNNNNNNNNNNNNNNNNNNNNNNNNNNNNNNNNNNNNNNNNNNNNNNNNNNNNNNNNNNNNNNNNNNNNNNNNNNNNNNNNNNNNNNNNNNNNNNNNNNNNNNNNNNNNNNNNNNNNNNNNNNNNNNNNNNNNNNNNNNNNNNNNNNNNNNNNNNNNNNNNNNNNNNNNNNNNNNNNNNNNNNNNNNNNNNNNNNNNNNNNNNNNNNNNNNNNNNNNNNNNNNNNNNNNNNNNNNNNNNNNNNNNNNNNNNNNNNNNNNNNNNNNNNNNNNNNNNNNNNNNNNNNNNNNNNNNNNNNNNNNNNNNNNNNNNNNNNNNNNNNNNNNNNNNNNNNNNNNNNNNNNNNNNNNNNNNNNNNNNNNNNNNNNNNNNNNNNNNNNNNNNNNNNNNNNNNNNNNNNNNNNNNNNNNNNNNNNNNNNNNNNNNNNNNNNNNNNNNNNNNNNNNNNNNNNNNNNNNNNNNNNNNNNNNNNNNNNNNNNNNNNNNNNNNNNNNNNNNNNNNNNNNNNNNNNNNNNNNNNNNNNNNNNNNNNNNNNNNNNNNNNNNNNNNNNNNNNNNNNNNNNNNNNNNNNNNNNNNNNNNNNNNNNNNNNNNNNNNNNNNNNNNNNNNNNNNNNNNNNNNNNNNNNNNNNNNNNNNNNNNNNNNNNNNNNNNNNNNNNNNNNNNNNNNNNNNNNNNNNNNNNNNNNNNNNNNNNNNNNNNNNNNNNNNNNNNNNNNNNNNNNNNNNNNNNNNNNNNNNNNNNNNNNNNNNNNNNNNNNNNNNNNNNNNNNNNNNNNNNNNNNNNNNNNNNNNNNNNNNNNNNNNNNNNNNNNNNNNNNNNNNNNNNNNNNNNNNNNNNNNNNNNNNNNNNNNNNNNNNNNNNNNNNNNNNNNNNNNNNNNNNNNNNNNNNNNNNNNNNNNNNNNNNNNNNNNNNNNNNNNNNNNNNNNNNNNNNNNNNNNNNNNNNNNNNNNNNNNNNNNNNNNNNNNNNNNNNNNNNNNNNNNNNNNNNNNNNNNNNNNNNNNNNNNNNNNNNNNNNNNNNNNNNNNNNNNNNNNNNNNNNNNNNNNNNNNNNNNNNNNNNNNNNNNNNNNNNNNNNNNNNNNNNNNNNNNNNNNNNNNNNNNNNNNNNNNNNNNNNNNNNNNNNNNNNNNNNNNNNNNNNNNNNNNNNNNNNNNNNNNNNNNNNNNNNNNNNNNNNNNNNNNNNNNNNNNNNNNNNNNNNNNNNNNNNNNNNNNNNNNNNNNNNNNNNNNNNNNNNNNNNNNNNNNNNNNNNNNNNNNNNNNNNNNNNNNNNNNNNNNNNNNNNNNNNNNNNNNNNNNNNNNNNNNNNNNNNNNNNNNNNNNNNNNNNNNNNNNNNNNNNNNNNNNNNNNNNNNNNNNNNNNNNNNNNNNNNNNNNNNNNNNNNNNNNNNNNNNNNNNNNNNNNNNNNNNNNNNNNNNNNNNNNNNNNNNNNNNNNNNNNNNNNNNNNNNNNNNNNNNNNNNNNNNNNNNNNNNNNNNNNNNNNNNNNNNNNNNNNNNNNNNNNNNNNNNNNNNNNNNNNNNNNNNNNNNNNNNNNNNNNNNNNNNNNNNNNNNNNNNNNNNNNNNNNNNNNNNNNNNNNNNNNNNNNNNNNNNNNNNNNNNNNNNNNNNNNNNNNNNNNNNNNNNNNNNNNNNNNNNNNNNNNNNNNNNNNNNNNNNNNNNNNNNNNNNNNNNNNNNNNNNNNNNNNNNNNNNNNNNNNNNNNNNNNNNNNNNNNNNNNNNNNNNNNNNNNNNNNNNNNNNNNNNNNNNNNNNNNNNNNNNNNNNNNNNNNNNNNNNNNNNNNNNNNNNNNNNNNNNNNNNNNNNNNNNNNNNNNNNNNNNNNNNNNNNNNNNNNNNNNNNNNNNNNNNNNNNNNNNNNNNNNNNNNNNNNNNNNNNNNNNNNNNNNNNNNNNNNNNNNNNNNNNNNNNNNNNNNNNNNNNNNNNNNNNNNNNNNNNNNNNNNNNNNNNNNNNNNNNNNNNNNNNNNNNNNNNNNNNNNNNNNNNNNNNNNNNNNNNNNNNNNNNNNNNNNNNNNNNNNNNNNNNNNNNNNNNNNNNNNNNNNNNNNNNNNNNNNNNNNNNNNNNNNNNNNNNNNNNNNNNNNNNNNNNNNNNNNNNNNNNNNNNNNNNNNNNNNNNNNNNNNNNNNNNNNNNNNNNNNNNNNNNNNNNNNNNNNNNNNNNNNNNNNNNNNNNNNNNNNNNNNNNNNNNNNNNNNNNNNNNNNNNNNNNNNNNNNNNNNNNNNNNNNNNNNNNNNNNNNNNNNNNNNNNNNNNNNNNNNNNNNNNNNNNNNNNNNNNNNNNNNNNNNNNNNNNNNNNNNNNNNNNNNNNNNNNNNNNNNNNNNNNNNNNNNNNNNNNNNNNNNNNNNNNNNNNNNNNNNNNNNNNNNNNNNNNNNNNNNNNNNNNNNNNNNNNNNNNNNNNNNNNNNNNNNNNNNNNNNNNNNNNNNNNNNNNNNNNNNNNNNNNNNNNNNNNNNNNNNNNNNNNNNNNNNNNNNNNNNNNNNNNNNNNNNNNNNNNNNNNNNNNNNNNNNNNNNNNNNNNNNNNNNNNNNNNNNNNNNNNNNNNNNNNNNNNNNNNNNNNNNNNNNNNNNNNNNNNNNNNNNNNNNNNNNNNNNNNNNNNNNNNNNNNNNNNNNNNNNNNNNNNNNNNNNNNNNNNNNNNNNNNNNNNNNNNNNNNNNNNNNNNNNNNNNNNNNNNNNNNNNNNNNNNNNNNNNNNNNNNNNNNNNNNNNNNNNNNNNNNNNNNNNNNNNNNNNNNNNNNNNNNNNNNNNNNNNNNNNNNNNNNNNNNNNNNNNNNNNNNNNNNNNNNNNNNNNNNNNNNNNNNNNNNNNNNNNNNNNNNNNNNNNNNNNNNNNNNNNNNNNNNNNNNNNNNNNNNNNNNNNNNNNNGAGTAAAAATGTCATTTTCGAAAAAAAAGAAAAAAAAAATTGATGGCATTTTCGTAAATTATATGAACTTGTGGGGTGAATAGGGCAAAACCAATTTTCAAAAAAAAAAAGAGGTTAGTTTTGTGTTTGACTTTAAGTTATAGGTCAATTCTGCAAAAAACCCTTTTTAATATGTGTGAAAAATTTAAAATATGTATCTTTTTGAAACGGAGGGATTATATTATTATATTCAGAAAATGATTTATTAATTTAATTTTCCATATCCAGTTTTAATGTCGCATTGGATCACCACCTACTTTACATTTAGGCTCCGACTGGTAACCTTTCTGAAAACAGGAGAAATGAATAGGAAATGAATTTAGAAGAATAAAATAGTAGAAATGGAAACGAATATTTGTTCCTTGTCAAATTTACCAAAAAATAATTTTGTTCTTTATTCCTCTACAAAAAAAGGAATGAGAAGGAATGAAAAAATTTTGTTTCCTAATTTATGAAAAAATTAAATAATTTGTAACTCTAGAGGAAACCAATAAGCATTTCCATGTCGATGAACACATATCAAATACATGCATTCAACGTAACATTCGTATTACTATTTAGTCATCCCTTCAAATATATTTACATTTTTGTTATTATCTATAAATAGGGAACCAAGTGCATTCTAACAACCCACTCCACACAATTTACACTGCAATGGCTTTCTCTAATAAGCCTCATTGCATATTGATTTTTATGATCTCATTTTTCATTCTTACTCTTTTTGTTTCAGCGTTAGATGTCTCAGATGTTGTGGCGGAAGCACCAGGACCAGGATCAGGCGGTGACAGCTTCTTTCCTCTATCAAAAAAGCATGTTATAATCCACAACGTTGTAAAGAACAGACAAACTCTGAATGTACATTGCAAATCTGATGACGATGACTTGGGGTTGATCCATATTCCTTGGAATCATTACTGGGGTTTCCGATTTCGTGTTAACATTTGGAGCACTACAATGTTTCGTTGCCATTTTACGTGGTACGGAGGGGGATCTCACCTTTTTGTAATATTCGACCCATGGAGAGACGATGATGAATTTGCAGCGTATCCAGCCTGCGATAAATGTCTTTGGCAGGTGAGAAGACAGGATGGAGACGAAGCTATTTGTCGTATAGAGGGAGGTTCAGATCCTTATTGTTTCCCATGGCTCGATAATGTGTAAGAAAAAGAAAAGATTGTTGTTATCACTATGTCATCTACGAAAATGTTACCATCGTAATAGATTATAATAAAATAATATGATTTATAATTGCTTAAAATATTTCTTTAAAACATGGTTTTAGTTGACCGTTGATGCTAAAACATTGTAGAGAAAATTAAAGAATATAATGAGGGTCGGCGGTTTCCCATCCAAAGAACAAGTGGTTAAAAACCATTAAAAACACTAAT includes:
- the LOC106297684 gene encoding uncharacterized protein LOC106297684; translated protein: MAFSNKPHCILIFMISFFILTLFVSALDVSDVVAEAPGPGSGGDSFFPLSKKHVIIHNVVKNRQTLNVHCKSDDDDLGLIHIPWNHYWGFRFRVNIWSTTMFRCHFTWYGGGSHLFVIFDPWRDDDEFAAYPACDKCLWQVRRQDGDEAICRIEGGSDPYCFPWLDNV